Proteins encoded together in one Lathyrus oleraceus cultivar Zhongwan6 chromosome 5, CAAS_Psat_ZW6_1.0, whole genome shotgun sequence window:
- the LOC127086201 gene encoding uncharacterized protein LOC127086201 isoform X1, giving the protein MSQEQTRQMIYKKDTITLRRVCIDSPLLVKFIGFSMAPPIMPRSLTEWILSMTYSWNATSLEPVPCNRSLDVCLYCSCNNCFSPRTLPLKFLHPVEHYVLFASCVQPQNQGVSQAFCYHCKPDKQLLSVQNELQLGFAEGFGAKYTTSGIMHFITKKLFAVLIVDDVSLRENRYLMQPTASSAKYSPSAQNWELKSTECLLKSTDSMLGYKTAAPTTKARTAKVKQTLPSWP; this is encoded by the exons ATGTCTCAGGAACAGACCCGTCAAATGATCTACAAGAAAGATACAATAACACTTCGGAGGGTTTGCATTGATTCACCACTACTTGTAAAATTTATAGGTTTCTCAATGGCTCCCCCAATTATGCCCCGGAGTTTAACAGAATG GATTTTGAGTATGACATATTCTTGGAATGCTACATCCTTAGAACCTGTACCGTGCAACCGGTCCCTTGATGTATGCTTGTATTGTTCTTGTAACAACTGCTTCTCTCCACGAACgttgcctttgaagttcttgCATCCGGTTGAGCATTACGTGTTGTTT GCTTCCTGTGTTCAGCCCCAAAATCAAGGGGTGTCGCAAGCTTTTTGCTATCATTGTAAGCCGGATAAGCAGTTGTTATCAGTGCAGAATGAATTGCAATTAGGCTTTGCGGAAG GTTTTGGAGCTAAGTATACAACCTCCGGCATTATGCACTTTATTACGAAGAAGTTGTTTGCTGTACTCATTGTGGATGATGTGAGCTTGAGAGAAAATCGCTATTTGATGCAACCAACTGCCAGTAGTGCAAAATATTCTCCTAGTGCTCAGAACTGGGAGTTGAAAAGTACAGAGTGTTTATTGAAATCCACAGATTCCATGTTGGGGTACAAAACAGCAGCACCGACAACCAAAGCAAGAACCGCAAAGGTCAAACAAACCTTGCCTTCATGGCCTTGA
- the LOC127086201 gene encoding uncharacterized protein LOC127086201 isoform X2, whose amino-acid sequence MSQEQTRQMIYKKDTITLRRVCIDSPLLVKFIGFSMAPPIMPRSLTEWILSMTYSWNATSLEPVPCNRSLDVCLYCSCNNCFSPRTLPLKFLHPASCVQPQNQGVSQAFCYHCKPDKQLLSVQNELQLGFAEGFGAKYTTSGIMHFITKKLFAVLIVDDVSLRENRYLMQPTASSAKYSPSAQNWELKSTECLLKSTDSMLGYKTAAPTTKARTAKVKQTLPSWP is encoded by the exons ATGTCTCAGGAACAGACCCGTCAAATGATCTACAAGAAAGATACAATAACACTTCGGAGGGTTTGCATTGATTCACCACTACTTGTAAAATTTATAGGTTTCTCAATGGCTCCCCCAATTATGCCCCGGAGTTTAACAGAATG GATTTTGAGTATGACATATTCTTGGAATGCTACATCCTTAGAACCTGTACCGTGCAACCGGTCCCTTGATGTATGCTTGTATTGTTCTTGTAACAACTGCTTCTCTCCACGAACgttgcctttgaagttcttgCATCCG GCTTCCTGTGTTCAGCCCCAAAATCAAGGGGTGTCGCAAGCTTTTTGCTATCATTGTAAGCCGGATAAGCAGTTGTTATCAGTGCAGAATGAATTGCAATTAGGCTTTGCGGAAG GTTTTGGAGCTAAGTATACAACCTCCGGCATTATGCACTTTATTACGAAGAAGTTGTTTGCTGTACTCATTGTGGATGATGTGAGCTTGAGAGAAAATCGCTATTTGATGCAACCAACTGCCAGTAGTGCAAAATATTCTCCTAGTGCTCAGAACTGGGAGTTGAAAAGTACAGAGTGTTTATTGAAATCCACAGATTCCATGTTGGGGTACAAAACAGCAGCACCGACAACCAAAGCAAGAACCGCAAAGGTCAAACAAACCTTGCCTTCATGGCCTTGA